A section of the Phacochoerus africanus isolate WHEZ1 chromosome 4, ROS_Pafr_v1, whole genome shotgun sequence genome encodes:
- the TNNI2 gene encoding troponin I, fast skeletal muscle, protein MGDEEKRHRAITARRQHLKSVMLQIAATELEKELGRRESEKQNYLSEHCPPLHLPGSMSEVQELCKQLHAKIDAAEEEKYDMEIKVQKSTKELEDMNQKLFDLRGKFKRPPLRRVRMSADAMLKALLGSKHKVCMDLRANLKQVKKEDTEKERDLRDVGDWRKNIEEKSGMEGRKKMFETES, encoded by the exons ATGGGGGA TGAGGAG AAGCGCCACAGGGCCATCACGGCCCGCAGACAGCACCTGAAG agCGTCATGCTCCAGATCGCGGCCACGGAGCTGGAGAAGGAGTTGGGCCGCCGGGAGTCGGAGAAGCAGAACTACCTGTCTGAGCACTGCCCCCCGCTGCACCTGCCCGGCTCCATGTCGGAGGTCCAG gagctcTGCAAACAGCTGCACGCCAAGATCGACGCGGCGGAGGAGGAGAAGTACGACATGGAGATCAAGGTCCAGAAAAGCACCAAGGAG CTGGAGGACATGAACCAGAAGCTGTTCGACCTGAGAGGCAAGTTCAAGAGGCCCCCGCTGAGAAGGGTGCGGATGTCGGCCGATGCCATGCTCAAGGCGCTGCTGGGCTCCAAGCACAAAGTGTGCATGGACCTGCGGGCCAACCTGAAGCAGGTCAAGAAGGAGGACACGGAGAAG GAGCGGGACCTGCGCGACGTGGGCGACTGGAGGAAGAACATCGAAGAGAAGTCGGGCATGGAGGGCCGCAAGAAGATGTTCGAGACGGAGTCCTAG